The genomic segment AgtaaaataaaatgcataatcaaacaacatataAGTCGACTATTATGTCAAACAATTGAGAGATGATGATTCAAACAATAACAAATTttggaaaagaagagaaaagacCTAAAGGCAGAATCATGGCTCAGCAACCCATGATAGCACAATTGTAGACAAAGACACCTGAATGCTCCTTCACTCCAATAATTTTCCAATCCAAAGTGTCATTCTTGACTCCCGACTTTGGATGCCAGGAATTCAAGACAATAGCTTCACCTTCAGGACCCCTTTGACCACCCACAACAAGCAGTGCCTCTCCACAGGACTTGAAAGCAAGACCCCAACCATTTGATGAGTCAGCCCTAACTGGAAGTCTCCCTACTTCGTCCCAAGAGTTCTTTTCTTTGTTATACTTCTTCACCATGTTAGTTGCATATTCGACAGCATAGAGTCGGTTGTCAACTACTGCAACAAGAGGAGGTGCATGCGCTGCTCTGTTGACATTGGGATACATGCCCTCGATTTTTCTCCACTTTCTTGTATTGAGGTCAAATTCCTCCCCACAAGTTAATGAGTCGGTGGGACTAGTCATTCCACcaataacataaaaatttttatCCATGAAAAATCCAGAGCATAATCTACGAGGAGAGTGCATGCTCGGTAACATTTCCCATTTACCAGTTACAGAATTGTAAAGCTCGGCAGATTTCAAAACATTCCCATCCTTGTCGCTTCCTCCAGCTATAATGGTTATTGATCCAAGACTACCTGAGGCAAAAAGACAACGAGGATGATTCATTCCTTCACACTTGACCCAATCACGGCGAGTCAGGCTGTACTTCCAAATGGCGAATTCGAACAGCTCACGTCCGAAAACCAACAACTCACTCCCCACCGCCAATGACTCCTTATCAGCACAATTAAAACAGTCATCACAAGGAATTTTAGGCAATCTCATCCACTTCTTCCTGAAGGGATCAAATGCCTCCCACCCTCTTGGATCACAAACCATATAGATCCAATGCTCCACAATCCCCAACTGCCTTCTCAGCTCATACAAATACCCAATTTTAATCAGCCTATTGAATCTTGCATTTAAGAATGACAAAGAAGCATAATCTGATCTATAAGCTCGAGCAAGACACGTCAATGCAACGTCATCAAGCAAACCAGGGAGAAAAGAATCACTTGATTCAATAATGCAATGGCCATCATCATCTTCTCCTCTCAATTTCTTTTTTATATCTTCACTAACCATACAAGTAACATTTGACTTATTTCGATCAAATGATGAAAACATAAACTTTGCTAGCTTGTTGGCTTTCGAATCCATTGTAGCACTTTCCTTATCCAATAAGAAACAAAGTAGCAAATCAATTGCATTCCATACCTACGAAACCaactcaataaaaaaaaatatcccaCTTAATGACAAAAAATCCCGATGcgtctttatttttttatttcgttCTATTGAAATTAAGCTCCAGTCATCTCTAGCAACAGTATACCCAGTCTGTCAATCCGACCCAACGATTCATAAACTTGTGAAATCCTTATCCGCTGAAAAAAAATCATTCTATCAGTATCATCAAACCACCCTTTATTGAGACTTAAAAATCCTCAATTTATTCTCAAATCTCTCCAACCCCGTAGCAATACAAAAATGGTCTCTATAAAGACTCAAACTTTCAGAAAAACAAGCGTAACCCCATAAAAAATTCGCAGCTCCTTCTCCAGGTATTCTGAAGAAACAGACAAATTTACAACACACAATTAGTTAATCACTCATCTGCAAAGCAcgtaaaaactaattttttaattaatataaaaggATCAATCGATTCTGATTCTAACCAGGCATCACGAGTTAATTAGATCTTCTTTCACGAGGAAGCAAGCATCAGCCCGGTCTTCCAGCAGTCCGACTCCCCGGCACATTCTTCCGCCCCCCGAAAAAAAAATAGGGCTCAATCGCAGCTCATACAAATGGAGCTCCGGCAAGCATCGCCGCCAGAAGCGGTGTCCAAAGCGAGGTATTGTGGGAGAAAATGGTATGAATTTTGTTGTGTGAAGGAATTTATTTGGGACCTTAATAATTACTATTTCTGATGTATTACGGGTCAACTTTGTGTTTTACTTTTCATAAACGCGTGCCCCCTGCTCTTTCTTTTCAAAGCTCTTTTCcatttttgcatatttttcagttatCCACTTCCTTTTTTTACTTGCTAAAATTGAAAaccaagaaattaattaatcaaacaaaaaaTTTTCCAGAGACTGTTTCAAGATCACgttaatgaaaatattatttttatgaaaatattatttttatatcgaaaatattatattttattacataTATGGATGGGTAATATGATGAAATAATAACATATAATAATGAGGATGTTTACGAACAATATTAATGCATGTATGTACTTTCTATATGCATTAAAACTTTTTGTCTATTAAACTTTATACAAATAATGGGGAGTGGCACGGACATAATATGAAGGAGAAATCAATTATTGTAaagatttattatattatttttgaagtAGATTACTTTTGCTATTTCAGACcagtaaaaaatttatatattaaagaTCATCGAGCTAAAATCAtactatatttttaaaaacttttttttaaCCTTTAAATTGATTTTCTCTACTTTTAGAGTTAGTATTCTAATTTTGAGTTAATTTTACGCATATACACAATactacaataaataaataaataaacattcatTATATATTCTTTTTGCAAGAAAAGACGGGGACCTTACTTTTTGAATTTTCCCATAAGATTTTAGGTCTTTTGCCTGAGGATTACTACCACgttatttttatttgtattaaaaAAACATGTGGAGAAAATATATTCCTATCTTGaatcaaattattattatttttggctttatattataaaattggATGAGCTAGGTAGATAGTTTCCTGAGCAAATATGTATTCTTTCACTTCCCTGTGAATGTTAATGACCGAGTATAATGAACCCAGACAATGGTTTGCACACTTGAAAACAAGAAACATGCCAGAAAGATTTATGACATGGTCATTCTGATACTTAATTCAGTCAAATATTCACGCAAGGGAAATAAAGTACTTTTAAATGAGTATAGAATAAGTGCTTACGAGAATGAACGTGAACTCCCTGATTTCACCTTTTTGAGAGTATTTATAAGTTACCAGGACCACTATGAGATGCAAGGACATGAGACACTTCTTGACTTTAGCGTGATATGAGAACATAGAGGGAAACAAGCCCCTTGATTATACGTGAACATGGTCTATGATTAATTGACTTAGTCTCCTTATATTGTCCGATTGAAGCCATGGGCTCGGGCTTGTACAAGTTGGTAGTGGTCTGATAGGTTTCCCATGTTGATGATTTCGGGGTCATCCTTGGACCCAGGCAGAGAAAAAAGAACCAAACCAGAGCCATTCCAAAGTTGGTCTGGGTAACCCAAGAGAAGAAGGTTAGAAGCCAGCCCATAGAAAAAAAGAATATCCTATTTAAATCACCCCTGAACATACATCAACCCGAAAAACCTATCAAACCACTACCAACTTGCACAAGCCCGGGCCCATGACCTCAACCAGGAAACACAAGGGGAATAAGTCAGTTGATCCATATCCACTAATATCGACAGGTCTGTTCCCCCTACACGTTCTCAGATAATGCTGAAGCCAAGACATAGGCCACGTCCTCAGATCGTGGCCATTACCCTAACATTTCGGAGTGGTAACCGACTTTAGTATTTTATAATACCGTTAGCAAAGATAAAATAAAGAAGTTCGCTTTCATTCTCATAAACACTACTTTTATACTCATATAAAAGTACTTTTTGTCTTCTGCATGAAAATTTGACTGATTTGAACATCAGACTGATCATACAGAAAACCCTAATATCGTTTTTTGTTTTCAAGTATGGAAATCATCTAGTCTAAATTCATCTTATCCAATCATCAGTATTCACGTAAAAGAAACACATTTCTACACGGAAATTCAACTCACTAATTTTGCTGAGTAACATCAACATATGAAAAAATGTGCACGACATACCTTTCAAAACAAATATAGTCCCATTGTTGTGATGCGACACTCAACAACTGACAACTAAGCAAGTTTAGAATTTAGATAGGATTTTTTGGCACTCAATATTACACGTTAATGATAGCAATATTTTGGTTATTCTTTTTTCTAAATTATTATTACTCATAGATAGatattttaatttgaatttGTGAATTCTAAAAAAGCACGCATTTTATGATACATGGACTTTTAATTCATTTTctatctatttttaaaaatttaaaaacaagatGTAACGTCGTATACTAGCTATTATCAATTTTTTAAGCAGATTTAAACAAGACATATGAAGTATTTTAATGATAAGATAATTAGAATACAAAAACTTAAACAAAATTCGTAAAAAACTAATTTGTCTTTTATATGGATGATAACACGATGGATTTGAGACGAGTGTGGCCAAACCCGGACCTCCCCACCTCACTTTAGACTCCTCCCAATTTACTTTCagatttatattaataatattaagaaaaaaatattattataaattaaaatctattaatttatattaaactcttaacaaaataaaattaacaattatatattttcatcttaaacatattattataaaataaaattatttcaatattaaaatattataaggTAAAATTAAGAATTAAAGTATAtctcaataaataaaatataaatgaatttttaatatatatagtGGCGGGACGGTCCATCGCCAAGACTTGCCCCCAACATGTTTGAGACCCGATTGACCGGGTCTAACCCGTCAATGCAATACAAATTTAATACATAACTAAGTTTAAACCCGATTCATTGTCATGTGTAGTATCTTAGAAAAGTGCTTTATCAAAGCATCTCTAACTGTACTCTATTAACTCCAAAAAGTTGAGGACAAAATTTCCTATACTTGCAGCCCAAGACAATCCACACTTGCTCGAAAGCTGGAAACTAAAGACATCATCTCAATATCTAAGCTTCTACCAAGAAAAACTTATCTCCAGTCAAGGAAAACCCCGACTCAGTAGTCGAATCTTCACATTGTATACCCGTTTCTGTTCAGCACTACACTTTTTCTCTGTTATCTGGGCAGGCGAAAATCACTGCATTACCTAACTGCTGTCAAATGAGACCATCGGTTTCACAACATTCAGGCACCTTTTTCTGGAGATCATGGCGCTTGCACCAGCACAGGTATGGCAGAATTGGCCCGGCTTCTCCAACAACCCACGCGT from the Primulina tabacum isolate GXHZ01 chromosome 16, ASM2559414v2, whole genome shotgun sequence genome contains:
- the LOC142528620 gene encoding F-box/kelch-repeat protein At5g60570-like, whose protein sequence is MDSKANKLAKFMFSSFDRNKSNVTCMVSEDIKKKLRGEDDDGHCIIESSDSFLPGLLDDVALTCLARAYRSDYASLSFLNARFNRLIKIGYLYELRRQLGIVEHWIYMVCDPRGWEAFDPFRKKWMRLPKIPCDDCFNCADKESLAVGSELLVFGRELFEFAIWKYSLTRRDWVKCEGMNHPRCLFASGSLGSITIIAGGSDKDGNVLKSAELYNSVTGKWEMLPSMHSPRRLCSGFFMDKNFYVIGGMTSPTDSLTCGEEFDLNTRKWRKIEGMYPNVNRAAHAPPLVAVVDNRLYAVEYATNMVKKYNKEKNSWDEVGRLPVRADSSNGWGLAFKSCGEALLVVGGQRGPEGEAIVLNSWHPKSGVKNDTLDWKIIGVKEHSGVFVYNCAIMGC